A region of Mauremys mutica isolate MM-2020 ecotype Southern chromosome 2, ASM2049712v1, whole genome shotgun sequence DNA encodes the following proteins:
- the KLF10 gene encoding Krueppel-like factor 10, with protein MLNFAASLYQPAEEGIEMITEKQNNNRRSWNNTAEKSDFEAVEALMSMSCNWKSDFKKYAELRPITPASDMSEETDDNLLPGAADFHAIPAFCLTPPYSPSDFEMSQVIHLPAAAPSAVQCRLFSDISKPVPSVTFKETEKSPASRPMKAQATSVIRHTADAQLCNHRTCPVRAASVLKYQDNTSGETNIQNNGTAKQNPPCAIVSSNRAPYKSDKLPVLEEKTSAALAVSPLSLIQTSTSRPQPVPGSVQQSSTIVSSPAVKASRVSPVPVICQMVPLSTNNSVVTAIVPNTPSSQQSTLCQPMVFMGTQVPKGAVMFVVPQPVVQNTKAPIISPSGTRLSPIAPAPGFTPCAAKITPPIDSSRIRSHICNYPECGKTYFKSSHLKAHVRTHTGEKPFSCSWKGCDRRFARSDELSRHRRTHTGEKKFACPMCDRRFMRSDHLTKHARRHLSAKKLPNWQMEVSKLNDIVVPPASTPAQ; from the exons ATGCTGAATTTCGCAGCTTCCCTCTACCAGCCAGCT gaGGAAGGAATAGAGATGATTACTGAAAAGCAAAACAATAATAGACGTTCCTGGAACAATACCGCTGAAAAGAGTGATTTTGAAGCTGTAGAAGCCCTTATGTCTATGAGCTGCAACTGGAAATCAGACTTCAAAAAATATGCTGAACTGAGACCTATAACACCAGCATCTGATATGTCAGAAGAAACTGATGATAACCTGCTACCTGGTGCAGCTGACTTTCATGCAATACCAGCATTT tGCTTGACTCCACCCTACAGCCCTTCTGATTTTGAGATGTCTCAAGTAATtcatctgccagcagcagcgccatCTGCTGTACAATGTAGGTTATTCTCTGATATTTCAAAGCCTGTTCCTTCAGTAACTTTTAAAGAGACTGAAAAGTCTCCAGCATCAAGACCAATGAAAGCTCAAGCAACAAGTGTTATTCGCCATACAGCTGATGCTCAGCTTTGTAATCACAGAACATGTCCAGTGAGAGCAGCTAGTGTATTGAAGTATCAGGACAATACTTCAGGGGAAACAAATATACAGAATAATGGAACTGCAAAACAAAATCCACCTTGTGCAATTGTGTCATCAAACAGAGCACCTTACAAAAGTGACAAACTGCCAGTTTTAGAAGAAAAAACAAGTGCAGCACTAGCTGTCAGTCCACTGTCCCTGATTCAGACTTCAACCAGTAGACCTCAGCCTGTTCCTGGATCAGTACAGCAGTCATCGACGATAGTATCTTCACCTGCTGTGAAAGCGAGTCGTGTCTCACCTGTGCCAGTAATTTGCCAGATGGTTCCTCTATCTACTAACAACTCTGTTGTAACAGCAATAGTGCCCAACACTCCTTCTAGCCAACAATCAACCCTTTGCCAGCCTATGGTGTTCATGGGAACTCAAGTTCCTAAAGGTGCCGTTATGTTTGTTGTGCCCCAGCCGGTTGTGCAGAACACAAAGGCTCCAATCATTAGTCCAAGTGGCACTAGACTCTCTCCTATTGCTCCTGCTCCAGGCTTTACACCTTGTGCAGCAAAAATCACTCCACCAATTGATTCGTCAAGAATAAGAAGCCACATTTGCAACTATCCAGAATGTGGAAAGACTTATTTCAAGAGCTCTCATTTGAAGGCCCATGTGAGAACACACACGG GAGAAAAGCCTTTTAGCTGTAGTTGGAAAGGCTGTGACAGGAGATTTGCACGATCTGACGAACTGTCTCGGCATCGCAGAACGCATACCGGTGAGAAGAAGTTTGCTTGCCCAATGTGTGATCGGCGGTTCATGAGGAGTGACCATTTAACAAAGCATGCACGGCGGCATTTGTCAGCTAAGAAGCTACCAAACTGGCAAATGGAAGTGAGCAAGCTAAATGACATTGTTGTGCCACCTGCATCTACACCTGCGCAGTGA